The DNA segment GCAAATAGTGTAGATACTTTTTTTCCTGTAAATAGAATTTCACTTTTTTTCATCGTATATTTTCCTTTTATAAAATTTTAATAGTCTATCTTTTTATCTTTAATAAAAAGTTAATCTTAACTTCGCGATTTTACTGTAATTTTTCTAATATCAAAGAGTTCTTTTACTTTATCAACCATTTTTGAATTTAAAATATCATTTACTAATAACTCTTTTGATGACAAAGTCTCATTTGTAGCTTGTAAAATGCTAGCAACACAACCCGAACCAACCTCAATATCTTCTATCATTGAACCTATATCATTTTGAACATCTTTCTGCTCTTCTTGAACTCTATTTTCATCTTCTTCTTTAACTAAAGATTCATTTAGTATGGTGGCTTCTTCCTTTTTAAAATCTAGTTCCACATTTGAGCCAAAAACTTCTTGTGCAAAAGCTTTTATTATTCCAAAATGTTTATATAAGAGCTTTCTTTCTTCATCTTTTGCATATGAAATTATCTGTAGCACATTATTTGAAAAACCATTATAAATAAAGTTTTTCTCAAAACACTCACCTAATTCAAAATCTCTATCATAAACTTTTTCAGTTAATTTTGTATACAAATCAATTGATTCATCTCTTTCTTCAACAAAAGGAATATATTCTATCTCTTCTACTGGGTTATATAAAATTTCCTCAATTTTTTCTATTTCAACAGCACTTATCTCTTTTTTTGAAAAATCCTCTTCAGGCTTTATTGTAGGTAGTTCATCAAAAGGAGTTTGAAACTTTAAAGCAGGTATTGCATCTGCTATAATATTTAAGGAAGTAGTATTTGAAATCATTTTATCTTCAACTTCAATATTAACATTGATTTCTTTGCTTATACTTTCAACTTTTATCAAAGTTTCTATTGGTTCTTTTACAGATATAGGTTCTTCTAAAATATTTTCAATAACTTTTGCAACTTTAGTAGTTTCAGGTTTTGGTTCAATTTTTTCAATTTTATTTATAATATCATCTATTGATTTTAATTTTGTAGCTTCCATTAACTTCATAAAAGTCAATATTAAAACAAATGTACCATCACTATTTATTGCTAAAAGATGTTTTGCATCACTTAAAATTCTAAAAAATCTATCAAAAAGAATAATATCAAATCTTCTATCTTTTAAAATCATTTTATCTTTTAAAAATAGAATCATTTCATCTATTACTTGAGTAGTTTCATAGATTTCTAACTCTTTTAAAATATCGTTTATATCACCTTGATTTAAAATAATAGAAAAAATTGCTTCCATCTTTTCTGGATTTATTAAACCTAACATCTCAACAACACTTTTACAATCTACTCTATTTTTTGAAAAAATAATTGCTTGATCAAGTAAAGTCAATGTGTCTCTTAAACTTCCCTGCCCTCCTCGAGCTAAAATATTTAAAGCATCTTTTTCAAAATCTATTTTTTCTTCATGCAAAATATGACTTAAATGATGAACAACATCATTTTGAGATATTTTATTAAATCTAAAATGTTGAGTTCTACTAAGTATTGTTGCAGGTAATTTTAAAGCATCAGTAGTTGCAAGTATAAATTTAACAAAACCTGGAGGTTCTTCAAGAGTTTTAAGTAATGCATTAAATGCTTGAGTAGTAAGCATATGAACTTCATCAATAATAAAAACTTTAAATCTAGCAAGACTTGGTTTATATTTTGTATGTTCAATTAACTCTTTGATATCATCTATTCCTCTATTACTAGCTGCATCCATTTCTATAATGTCAAGATGTTTTCCATTATTTGCACTTGCACAGTTTTCACAAACTTCACAAGGTTTACTTGTTGGTCCTTTTTCACATAAAAGTGCTTTAGCCATAATTCTAGCTGTACTAGTTTTACCACTTCCTCTTAATCCTGAAAATAAATAAGCATGTGAAAGTCTTGAGCTATCAAGTGCAAGGCTTAATGTTTGAGAAACTGTGCTTTGCCCAATTAAATCTTCAAATCTTTTTGGCCTATACTTTAATGCCAAAACTCTATCTTGAATACTACTCATATTTCACACTTCCTTATTTCAAATTTTCTCTTTTTTAATATGGCTTTTACCATATCACTATTTATAGTTCCTGTATATAAAACTAAAATATCCAAATCCCCCTCATTTATGTGCCCCGCATTTTGACTTAAAATCATAAGTCTTTTTGCTATTGCATCCCCCGTATCTATCAATAATACATCTTCTCCCATGATATCTTTAATAGTATTTTTAACTAAAGGATAATGTGTACAACCTAAAACTATTGTATCAACATTATTATGAAGCATTGGTTTTAACCAATTTTCAAGCATATCATAAGTTTGTAAAGTAGAAGTTTCTCCTTTCTCAATTTGCTGAACTAGACCTACACAAGCTTGTTCATAAAGCTTTACATCATGCGTTTTAGTAAGTTCATCAACTAATAATCGATATTTTTCACCTTTTAAAGTAGAAGCTGTAGCCAAAATACCAATATTTCCAGTTTTTGTTTTACTTATTGCTGGTTTAATTCCTGGTTCTATACCAATTATTATCAAAAATGGAAACTTATCTCTTAAATGTTTTATTATAACTGATGTTGCTGTATTACATGCTACAACTAGTGCATCTATTCCATAATTTTCTAGTAAAAATTTTGTTATTTTGTCACATCTAACAAATATTTCTTCTTTACTTTTATCTCCATAAGGTGCATACATAGTGTCTGCTATATAAAATATTTCTGCACCTTTTAATGTTTTTGCAATAGCATTTAATACAGTTAAACCACCAAGGCCTGAGTCAAAAAGTCCTACTTTCAAATATTTCCTTATTGAAAAATTGGCAAAATTATAGCTAAAAAGATATAACTAAATTGTTAAAAAGGTTTGAGTTAATAGTAGATATTTCACAAATTGAAAACTTAAAATTTTAATTGAACTAAAGGAAATGACATTTAAGTTTTCAAATTTGATTATTATATTTTGTGTAGTTTTATAGTAAAGAAAGTTTTTTATAAACCTAAGGAAAAATCCTTAAGTTTTGATATTATATTTATCAAATAATACCTTGTTCTATCATAGCATCAGCTACTCTTCTGAATCCAGCAATATTTGCTCCTAAAACAAAGTTTGTAGGCTCACCAAATTCTTCAGCAGTTTTGCTTACTCTTTGAAAAATTCCATACATAATTTGCTCTAACTTAGCATCAACTTCTTCAAAAGTCCAAGAAATCATTGCTGCATTTTGTGCCATTTCTAATTGACTTGTAGCAACACCACCAGCATTTGCAGCTTTTCCTGGTCCATAAGCAATTTTTTCTGCAACAAAATATTCAACTGCTTCATTTGTTGATGGCATATTAGCACCTTCACTTACACATTTACAACCATTTTTAATAAGTTCTTTAGCATCTTCTAAATTTAACTCATTTTGAGTTGCACTTGGGAAAGCAGCATAACAAGGAACAGACCAAACTGCATTTCTTCCTTTTGGATAATCTTCAACAGGAATATATTTTGCATTTTTTCTATATTTTACATATTCTGTAAGTCTTGCTCTTTGATTCTCTTTTAACTCTTTTAATAAGTCTAAATCAATTCCCTCTTCGTCTAAAATCATACCTTTTGAATCACTACAAGTAATTGGTAATGCACCTAAATGATAAAGTTTTTCAATAGTATAAATGGCAACGTTTCCTGATCCAGAAACTACACATCTTTTACCTTTTAAAGTTTCTCCTCTAGCATCTAACATATTTTTTGCAAAATATACACAACCATATCCAGTTGCCTCTGTTCTAGCTAGTGATCCACCCCATTTTAAAGATTTACCAGTTAAAGTCCCATCATACACATTTGCAAGTTTTTTATACATACCAAACATATATCCAATTTCTCTTCCACCAACTCCAATATCCCCTGCAGGAACGTCTGTTGTTGAACCGATATGTCTATGTAATTCAGTCATGAAAGCTTGACAAAATGCCATTATTTCATTGTCACTTTTCCCTTTTGGATCAAAGTCACTTCCACCTTTTCCACCACCAATTTGAAGACCAGTTAAAGCATTTTTAAAGATTTGTTCAAATCCTAAAAATTTAATAATTCCAGTATTTACCGTTGGGTGAAATCTTAACCCACCTTTGTATGGTCCTAAAGTCGAACTAAATTGGATTCTATACCCTTTATTGATTTGGATCTCACCTTTATCATCAACCCATGTAACTCTAAACATGATTTGTCTTTCAGGTTCAACTAATCTTTCTAAAACTTTATTATCTTTATATTTTGGATATTTTTCAAATAGTGGTTCTAGTGAGTGTAAAACTTCTTCAGCAGCTTGATGAAACTCATCTTGCCCAGGACTTGTTCTTTTTAGATAATCTAAAAGTTCGTTGATATTTGCCATTTTCCTTCCTTTTGTTCAAATTTCGGAGAAGGATTGTATCAGAGTTTTTATTTAATTTTGTTTAAATTTCAAGTAAAATATCTACAATTTTATAAATATTTTACTTTTTTAGACATTTTTAAGCTAAAATAAAGTTTTATTCATTCATAGATGCAAAAAATTCTTCGTTATTTTTTGTTTTTTGCATTTTTGAATATAAGAATTTAAGTGCTTCAACTTCATCCATTTGCGAAATAGCATTTCTTAAAATCCATGTTTTTTGTAATATATCTGAAGATAAAAGAAGTTCTTCTTTTCTTGTACCTGATTTAATGATATCAAGAGCTGGATATACCCTTTTATTTGCAGCATTTCTACTTAGCACTACTTCAGAGTTACCTGTTCCTTTAAATTCTTCAAAAATAACTTCATCCATTTTTGAACCTGTTTCTATTAAAGCAGTTGATACAATAGTTAAACTTCCACCTTCTTCAATGTTTCTAGCTGCTCCAAAAAATCTTTTTGGTTTATGAAGTGCATTTGCATCAACTCCACCAGAAAGAACTTTTCCAGAACTTGGAGTTACAGTATTGTAAGCTCTGGCTAGTCTAGTAATTGAATCAAGTAATATAACAACATCTTTTTTCATTTCAACAAGTCTTTTTGCTTTTTCAATAACAATTTCAGCAACTCTTACATGATTTTGAGCAGGTAAATCAAATGTTGAACTGTAAACTTCACCTTTTACACTTCTTTGCATATCAGTAACTTCTTCTGGTCTTTCATCTATTAATAGAACCATTAAAGTAACTTCTGGATGATTTTTACTTATTGCATGAGCTAGTTCTTTTAATAATTCTGTTTTACCAGTTTTTGGTGGAGCAACAATCAATCCTCTTTGACCTCTCCCCATAGGAGCAAATAAATCAAGCATTCTTCCTGTCATTTTTTGTGATTCATATTCAAAATTAAATTTTTTTGTTGAGTACAAAGGAGTTAAGTTATCAAATAATGGTCTATTTTTTGAATCTTTTACGGGAAGATAATTTATAGCTTCAATTTTTAAAAGGGCATTATACTTCTCACTATCTTTATTTGGAGGTCTAACTTGCCCAGTTACAATATCACCTGTTCTTAATGCAAATTTTCTAATTTGTGTAGCACTTACATAAGAGTCATTTGAAGTATCTGAAAAATTTCCATCAATTGCTCTTAAAAATCCAAAGCCACCTTCTTTTATTTCTAAAATTCCTGTAAAAAGAATAAATCCACCAGCATCAATTTGAGATGCAAGTATCATAAACATTAAATCTTGTCTTTTTAATTCTTGAGGATTTTCAACATCTAGATCATTTGCAATGTCAAGAAGAGTTTCTATAGGTAACTCTCTTAGTTGTTCTATCTTGTAACCATCAACAGGTATATGTGTTCTTGTTTTTTTTGTAGTTTTTGATTTTATTTCTTCTTTAGACTCTTCCATGAGTATATTTGCCTTTGATTTCACATAAAATTATGTAGTTTTGTAGTTTTTTTGAGATTTTTTTTAAAAGTAAAAGGACAATTTTAGTTAATATTTCTAAATTTGTCAAGAAAATAAAAAAGGGATACTAAAATTTAGTATCCCTTCATTTAAACAGATATTATAATTTACCTTCATTTTTAGCTAAGTAATTAGCTACACCATCTTTATCTGCTTTCATTCCTTCATCACCTTTTTGCCATCCTGCTGGGCATACTTCACCATATTCATTTGTAAACAACATTGCATCTACCATTCTGATCATCTCATCTACATTTCTTCCTAATGGTAAATCATTAACTACTGCATGTCTTACTGTTCCATCTTTATCTATTAAGAAAGATCCTCTTAATGCAACAGACTCACCAAATAAAACATCATAATCTTTTGCAATTTGTTTATTTAAGTCTGCTACCATTGGAAATTTAACTCTTCCAATTCCACCATTTTCAACTGCAGTTTCTCTCCATGCGAAGTGAGAGAATTGAGAATCTACTGAACAACCAATTACATTAATTCCTCTTGCTTTAAATTCATCTGTTCTTTTTGAGAATGCAATAATTTCTGATGGACATACGAATGTAAAGTCTAGTGGCCAGAAAAATAAGATTGCCCCTTTTTCTCCAATATTTTTATATAAGTTAAAATCTTCTACTATTGTTCCATCAGCTAACACTGCCGTTGCTGTAAAATCTGGTGCTTTTTTTGTTACTAACATATTCTATTCCTTTTATTTAATTTTTTATATGCTGAAATTGTATCAAATAAAATTTATATTTAGCTTAAAAATAAAAATATTTATTTAATAATAATTTTTATCATCTATTGCAAAATTAAAGTTAATTTTATATATTGTTTGTTAAAGTTATCCAAAATTATTTAGGAGAACTAAAATGGCTGTTTTAATTACTGATATTTGTATCAGCTGTGATGCTTGTTTAGACGAATGTCCAGTTGGTGCCATAGTTGATAATGATGATAATCCAACAGGTGAAGATATATATTATGTATATAAAGATAAGTGTGTAGAGTGTGTAGGACATAACGATGCCCCAGCATGTGCAGATGCATGTCCAACAGAAGGTTGTATAGTTTGGGATGAAGTTGGTTCAAGTAAAATTGAAAAAGACGATAGAGGAACTGCAGGAACTCCTGTAATTGAATAATTTCAAAACATTTTAAATAAATTATTATAAAGACAAGTATTTTTTACTTGTCTTTTTTTATTTTTTTCGATATAATCCGCGACTTAAAAATTTAAAGAGGATAAAAGATGGAACAAACGTTATCAATCATCAAACCAGATGCTGTAGCAAAAAATGTAGTTGGAAAAATCTTAGACAGATTTGAATCAGCTGGTTTAAGAATTGCTGCTACAAAAAAATTACAACTTTCAAAAGCAGATGCAGAAGCATTCTATGCTGTTCATGCAAGTAGACCTTTCTTCAAAGATTTAGTTGAATTCATGATCTCTGGACCAGTTGTAGTTTCTGTTTTAGAAGGTAAAAATGCAATGGCTAAAAATAGAGAATTAATGGGTGCAACAAATCCAAAAGAAGCTGCTGCTGGTACAATCAGAGCAGATTTTGCTGATTCAATTGATGCAAATGCAGTTCACGGTTCAGATTCATTAGAAAATGCTGCAATAGAAATTGCTTTCTTTTTTGCACAAAGAGAAATTTGTTAATAATATATGAAAATAGAGTTTAAAAAAGTACCAACTACAAAAAAAGAATTAGAAACTTCTTTTAATTCAGTTAAAATTGAAGGTACTTTTTGTAGAATTTCATCATCTTTAGTAAAAATTGAAGCAAATCTAAAGGGCATAATTGATATCGATTGCTCTAGATGTGGGTCTTCTGAACCTTTTTCACTTGATGAACAGTTAAAACTTCTTCTGAGTGATGGAGTATATAAAGGTGACGATGAAGAATTTTTAGTAATAGAAATAGAAAATAGTTTGATTGACTTTGATGAAATAATTGAAAGTGAATTAAATAGTATAAAAAGTGATTATCATATTTGTAAAAACTGCTTAGAAGATAATCAGCTTTTCGAAAAAGAATTTTAAGGAGAATAATATGGCAGTACCAAAGAGAAGAGTATCACACTCAAGATCAGCAATGAGAAGAACTCATTACAAAATTACATTAAAAAAACCAGTTAAAGATAGTGATGGTTCTTGGAAAATGCCTCACATGGTAAATCCAAACACTGGTGAATATAAAAACTAATGTTGAAGATTGCAATTGATGCAATGGGTGGGGACTTCGGTCCTGAACCTATAGTTGAAGGGCTTATAGAAGCTCTTAGAAACAATATAAATTTTACAGCTATAGCTGTTGGAAATAAAGAAAAACTTTTAAAACTTATACCACCTACTTTCTTAAACAGAATAGAAATACTTGAATCAGAAGATGTAATCTCAATGCATGATAGTGCGACAGATGCATTAAAAAGAAAAGAATCAACAATTTATAAGGCAATTGAATTAGTACGTGAAGGTAAAGCTGATGCTGTTGTATCAGCAGGTCATTCAGGAGCTACTATGTCATTAGCTACATTAAGAATTGGAAGAATAAAAGGTGTTTCAAGACCTGCTATTGCTACACTAATGCCTACAAGTGAAAATCAAAACACATTAGTACTAGATGTTGGGGCAAATGTTGATAGCGATGCAAAAAATCTATTTGAATTTGCCATTATGGGTCAAGCTTATGCTCAATCTGTATTAAGACTTGATGAACCAATTATTGGATTATTAAGTAATGGTGAAGAAGAAAGTAAAGGGAATGAGGTAACAAAAGAAGCTTACAAGTTACTTTCAAAAATTCCTAATTTTGGTGGAAATGTAGAAGGTAGTGATATTTTCAAAGGTACTGTAGATGTTGTTGTTTGTGATGGTTTTGTAGGAAATATTCTACTTAAAACAGCTGAAGGTGTTGCAGACACTATTGGTAAAATTATTAAAAAAAGTTTGAAAAGATCACTCATTTCTATTGCTGGTGCAGTTTTAATGAGAAAAGTTTTCAAAAACTTAAAAGTAAGAGTTGATTATGCTGAATATGGTGGTGCTCCACTACTTGGTGTAAAAGCTCCTGTAATAATTTCCCATGGAAAATCAAACCCTAAAGCAATAAAAAATGCAATCTTTCAAGCAATAAATGCGGCTAGTTCAAACTTAGATAGTATTATTGAACAAAGATTAGTAAAATATAGTACTAAAGAAGATACTCTTTAATACTAAAGGAAAATGTAATGAATTATGCAGCTTTTAGATCAATTGGAGCTTATATACCACCTAGAATTATGTCAAATGCAGATTTTGAGAAAATCATTGACACTACTGATGAGTGGATTACAAAAAGAACTGGTATAAAGGAAAGAAGATTAGCTGAAAAAGATGAAGCACCTTCTGACTTAGGTACAAAAGCAGCTGAAGTTGCTATTTCTAGAGCAGGAATAAATAAAGAAGATATAGATTTAATAATCTGTGCTACTGTAACACCAGATTTTTTATGTATGCCATCTACTGCTTGTTTAATTGCATCAAAATTAAACTTACCTAATATTATGGCATTTGACGTAAGTGCTGCATGCACTGGTTTTGTTTATATTTTAGGTATTGCAAAAGCTTTTATTGAATCTGGCATGAAAAAAAATGTATTAATTATTGGTGCCGAGAAATATAGTTCTATCTTAAATTATGAAGATAGAACTACTTGTTTTATCTTTGGTGATGGAGCAGGAGCAGCTATTATTAGTGCAACAAATGATAAAAGTGAAGCAATTATTGATGTTCAATGTTCAAGTGATGGAACTTATGAAGACTTGATAAAAACTGCTGGTGGGGGAAGTAAAAATCCATGTTCACAAGAAGTTCTAGATTCAAAAATGGCTTGTATAAGTATGAAAGGTAATGAAACGTTTAAACTTGCTGTTAAAACTCTTACTTCAGATGTTGTAAAAATGCTTGAAAAACATGGACTTTCAAATAAAGACATTACTCACTTTATACCTCATCAAGCAAATTATAGAATCATAAAAGCAGTTGGTGAAGCTTTAAATATCAATGACGAACAAACAGTAGTTACTGTTGATAAATATGGTAACACATCAGCTGCATCAATACCTATGGCTATGAACTATGCGTTCGAGGAAGGTAGAATAAAATCAGGTGATACTATTTTATTTGATGCCTTTGGTGGTGGACTTACATGGGGAAGTGCTTTATTTAAGTTCTCTCCAAAAAAATAAAAAGTGGTTTAACACCACTTTTTAACTATTAAATTTTTTATTCTTAGGATTATTTTTAAATACATCTGCAGAATTTCTTGTTATTTTTTCTGACTTAAAACTATCTACTGCCGCTGTATGATTTATAAATATAACTTTATCTTCAACAATAATTTGTAAAATAGTGTAATAAGGCACTGTTAAAATACTACCTATATTTTCTTCACCAAAACCTGTTTCAAATGTTAAAAAACTATCATCTAAATTTATTGTACTATATGTGTAATTTGATAAAGAAAATAATGCAAAATGATTAATCTTATCCATTATATGTTTTGGTAGTTTTGGATTAAAACTTATTTTCTCAACATTTAAAACTATTGAAAATTTTTGATCTTTTAATAATAAAAAAGATAACTGCTCTTTAATTTGATTTTCAATCAATATTTTATAATCCAAACTCTCTACAATATCATCTAGCAAAATGTGTTCCTTTTAGAAAATTTTTGTTATTATATCTTATGAAACAGTTAATTATCCTTATTACACTTTTATCAAATTTTTTATTAGCTTATGAATTTAAATTAAATGAGAAAGACTATAAAACAATAAATAATTCAAATAAAAAATCTTTTATTGAAAAAAGATTACAAAAATATGATGAATTAAAAGTAAAAATTGAAAATTATGATTTAATAAGAAAGTTATCTCACACAAATACTTTTATAAACAAAATACTACCACAATTTGATAATAAAAGCTCTGGTATAGATGATTATTGGGCTACTCCAAAAGAGTTTCTAATAAATGGGCATGGTGATTGTGAAGATTACGCAATAGCAAAATACTTTACATTATTAGAATTAGGAATAAAAAAAGAAAATCTATATTTTGCAGTTGTTGACGTAAAAGCTAGAAATGGAAGTCACATGGTTTTATTATATAGTGAAAATAAAAATGAATCACCACTTGTTTTGGACAATTTGAGTTCACTTGTAATTCCACTTACAAGAAGAGTAGATTTAATTCCAAAATTTGCATTTAATGAAATAGATTCTTACTACTTAACAAATAAAAATTTTACAAAAAAAATAAATCTAAATTGGGGAAAAGAGAATAAATGGGAAAAACTTTTATATAGAGTTTATAATTTAAATGAATAATCATTTAATTCAATAAAATCTAACATTGCATTAAAAATTGCAATTTTCTTAGCTTTATATAACATGTTTAAAGATATATCTTTTTCTATAATCTTTTTATCTTCAATCAATCTAGCTCTTGTAGTTCCTTCTAATAAACATTTTTTTGAAGTAATCCAAATATCATCATAAAGTATTGCTATGTTTGCTATTGAAGTATCTGTAATAATTTCATCTTTTATAATAATAATATCATCACAATCTTCTCTTTTTTCATATAATTTATCTAAAGTATCTCTATTTAGATATTTTTTTGAATAATCTATATTGTCATCAAATATTATTTTAAAATTTTTAAATTCTCTTTTTTTATAAGTAAAATATTCAACATTTAAAATTTCATTGTCATCATAAACCAATTTACATCTTAAAAGCTCATTTGTTGGTGGATTAATATACTCTTGTAAATTTAAATTCTTCCCAATAGTTCTAGCAACTCTTTTATTGTGATAATCTAAATTATAAACTTCAAAATCTTCACATTTGATTGTTTCAAAATACATATTAACCTCTTTAAAATGGTAAATAAACTTTATTTATAAGTTCTTCATATTCAAGTTTTTCATCACTATCAATAGTAATTCCACCCCCACTCTTATAAAAAAGTTCATTTTTAATATTTTCAATAAATCTTATTAAAACAAAACTTTGAAGATTTTCTCCATCAAAAATTCCAAAAATTCCTGTATAAAAACCTCTATCATAATTTTCAATTTTTTTTAAAATATCAACCGTTGATTTTTTAGGTGTTCCTGTAATAGAACCAGCAGGAAGAAGATCTAAAAATATATCTCCTAAA comes from the Aliarcobacter cibarius genome and includes:
- a CDS encoding transglutaminase-like cysteine peptidase; the encoded protein is MKQLIILITLLSNFLLAYEFKLNEKDYKTINNSNKKSFIEKRLQKYDELKVKIENYDLIRKLSHTNTFINKILPQFDNKSSGIDDYWATPKEFLINGHGDCEDYAIAKYFTLLELGIKKENLYFAVVDVKARNGSHMVLLYSENKNESPLVLDNLSSLVIPLTRRVDLIPKFAFNEIDSYYLTNKNFTKKINLNWGKENKWEKLLYRVYNLNE
- a CDS encoding aminotransferase class IV translates to MYFETIKCEDFEVYNLDYHNKRVARTIGKNLNLQEYINPPTNELLRCKLVYDDNEILNVEYFTYKKREFKNFKIIFDDNIDYSKKYLNRDTLDKLYEKREDCDDIIIIKDEIITDTSIANIAILYDDIWITSKKCLLEGTTRARLIEDKKIIEKDISLNMLYKAKKIAIFNAMLDFIELNDYSFKL